Proteins from one Thaumasiovibrio subtropicus genomic window:
- a CDS encoding MATE family efflux transporter: MHKTNNPLSCFLSESRSLLRLSLPIIITQLATQGMAFVDTTMAGQASAADLAAIAVGASLWVPASLLLRGILMSLTPVTAHHRGAGHLRGITRDLGQTIWIALMCAFVLVLYLNQGERILTFMSVAPSVVPIAHGYLVALAFGVPGIALFYTLNSFSEGMGNTRAPMVIALIGLVINIPVNYVLIYGKLGFPAMGAVGCGWATSLVYWLMSVMMWLYIRGHHHYKTLLDFTLMRPQWQRMSALFKLGLPIGINIFVCGSIFAVIALLIGKLGANHIASAQVALNFSSMTYMIPMSLSFGITIRVGHALGEGHAAVARLRAYAGIVLATLMSLVSVSALLLFPQQIIAMYTADPEIVAGASALLVYTAIYQLSDAVQTAANGALRGYKDTRLPMWFACFSYWGVALPIGYTLAMTDWFIPAMGNRGFWFGIVIGLTLAALFMVARLVKVIRGQQSDTEPMLVAMS; the protein is encoded by the coding sequence ATGCACAAGACAAACAACCCTCTTTCCTGTTTTCTTTCAGAATCCCGATCACTGCTGCGCCTTTCATTGCCAATTATTATTACTCAGTTGGCAACACAAGGTATGGCCTTTGTTGACACAACCATGGCGGGTCAAGCAAGTGCTGCCGATCTTGCGGCGATAGCGGTAGGCGCGAGTCTATGGGTACCTGCTAGCTTGTTACTGCGCGGTATTTTAATGAGCCTAACACCGGTAACAGCCCACCACAGAGGGGCTGGCCACCTGCGGGGTATAACCCGTGATTTAGGGCAAACCATTTGGATTGCGTTGATGTGCGCCTTTGTCCTTGTTCTCTATTTGAATCAGGGTGAGCGCATCCTGACCTTCATGAGTGTCGCGCCATCAGTGGTACCGATTGCACATGGTTATTTAGTTGCTCTCGCTTTTGGTGTGCCCGGCATTGCGTTGTTTTACACATTAAATAGCTTTAGTGAAGGAATGGGTAATACACGTGCCCCTATGGTCATTGCTTTGATAGGATTAGTGATTAATATTCCTGTCAACTACGTCCTTATTTACGGTAAGTTGGGCTTTCCTGCGATGGGCGCAGTAGGGTGTGGATGGGCAACGAGTCTGGTTTATTGGCTGATGTCGGTGATGATGTGGTTATACATTCGCGGCCACCACCACTACAAAACGTTGCTTGATTTCACCTTGATGCGGCCTCAATGGCAACGTATGTCAGCGCTATTTAAATTGGGCCTACCGATTGGTATTAATATTTTTGTTTGCGGTAGTATATTTGCCGTCATCGCGCTACTGATTGGTAAGCTTGGTGCTAACCACATCGCGTCTGCGCAGGTTGCGCTCAACTTTTCAAGTATGACTTATATGATCCCAATGTCGCTGTCCTTTGGTATTACTATCCGAGTGGGGCATGCGTTGGGGGAAGGACATGCAGCCGTTGCACGCTTGCGCGCCTATGCGGGAATTGTCTTAGCGACCCTGATGTCATTGGTTTCGGTGAGCGCGTTGCTGCTGTTCCCTCAGCAGATCATTGCTATGTATACCGCCGACCCTGAGATTGTCGCAGGCGCTTCAGCACTGCTGGTCTATACCGCCATTTATCAATTGAGTGACGCGGTGCAAACAGCGGCGAACGGTGCCTTGCGCGGTTACAAAGATACCCGTTTACCTATGTGGTTTGCGTGCTTTAGCTATTGGGGCGTGGCATTGCCTATCGGCTATACCTTAGCGATGACGGATTGGTTTATACCAGCCATGGGTAACCGAGGTTTTTGGTTTGGTATCGTGATAGGGCTGACACTAGCCGCTCTCTTTATGGTGGCACGCTTGGTGAAAGTGATTCGTGGCCAACAGAGTGACACAGAACCCATGCTGGTGGCAATGTCATAG
- a CDS encoding phospholipase D family protein yields MDFLFNIMRLLTFITVLFLLGCSNSTPSEHPTKTEHIPKSTPSYLKQVTASLRTDHIANAKSGFFLLADPIDALVARAGLMRKAEHTLDVQYYIYKDDLAGQILAYEMLLAADRGVRVRLLLDDLGSYGNDKGIFALNAHPNIEIRLFNAFSRSRTMPGQLLTGFGEKTRRMHNKALIADNQFSIIGGRNIGNEYFGANPDILFDDLDVLLTNPVTDDVSGMFDEFWNSRKARDASEKIDLEMDEAMLKSLRDSLERGLHLHADSDYAQAIANSTLVNENGLSDVQFDWAIAVLKADNAEKIAASRDEYALMLAPQMLPLVDGLSERFIMVSPYFVPGDDGVEFFRVLRQRDVEVIIITNSLASNDVAIVHSGYAKYRRDLLEMGVKLYEVDGRDIEKTKRSTIPDWFASRSSLHAKFFIFDDTATFIGSFNFDPRSYYENTEVGVAIYSNTLSVELADELLKILPLHTFEVSLNEDNKLQWQVGEEVFNTEPGTGWFKRTLNVMMGWLPVESEL; encoded by the coding sequence ATGGATTTTCTATTCAACATTATGCGTTTACTGACTTTTATCACTGTGCTTTTTCTCTTAGGGTGCTCCAATTCAACCCCTTCGGAACATCCAACAAAGACAGAGCACATCCCTAAATCAACACCGAGTTACCTTAAACAGGTCACAGCCAGCTTGCGCACAGACCACATTGCGAATGCCAAGAGTGGCTTCTTCCTCCTCGCCGACCCGATTGATGCATTGGTTGCTCGCGCTGGTTTAATGCGTAAAGCCGAACACACATTGGATGTGCAGTATTACATCTATAAAGATGATTTAGCGGGACAGATTCTTGCTTATGAAATGCTGCTTGCGGCGGACCGCGGTGTTCGCGTGCGATTGCTGCTTGATGACCTCGGTAGCTATGGTAATGACAAAGGCATTTTTGCACTAAACGCACACCCGAATATCGAAATTCGCCTTTTTAATGCGTTCTCGCGAAGCCGCACAATGCCAGGGCAACTATTGACCGGGTTTGGCGAAAAAACCCGCCGTATGCACAACAAAGCGCTCATTGCCGACAATCAGTTCTCGATTATTGGTGGCAGGAACATAGGTAACGAATACTTTGGCGCAAACCCTGACATTCTTTTTGATGATCTCGATGTATTGCTAACCAACCCGGTTACTGACGACGTTTCAGGCATGTTTGATGAGTTTTGGAATAGCCGCAAAGCGCGAGACGCGTCGGAAAAAATTGATTTAGAGATGGACGAAGCTATGCTGAAAAGCTTGCGTGACTCTCTCGAGCGCGGCTTACATTTGCATGCAGATTCTGACTACGCGCAAGCCATCGCAAACAGTACGCTAGTCAACGAAAATGGCCTCAGTGACGTACAATTTGACTGGGCGATTGCGGTATTGAAAGCCGACAACGCTGAAAAAATTGCCGCCAGCCGCGATGAATATGCCCTTATGCTGGCGCCACAAATGTTACCGCTGGTTGATGGCCTATCCGAACGCTTCATTATGGTTTCGCCTTACTTTGTACCCGGAGACGATGGGGTCGAGTTCTTTCGTGTGTTACGGCAACGTGATGTTGAAGTCATCATCATCACTAATTCACTCGCTTCCAATGATGTCGCCATCGTTCACTCTGGCTATGCGAAGTACCGTCGCGATTTACTTGAAATGGGGGTGAAGCTCTATGAGGTCGATGGTCGCGATATTGAAAAAACCAAACGTTCAACGATACCCGACTGGTTCGCGTCACGCTCAAGTCTGCACGCGAAATTCTTTATTTTTGATGATACGGCGACATTCATCGGCAGTTTCAACTTTGACCCACGCTCTTACTATGAAAATACAGAAGTTGGCGTCGCCATCTACTCCAACACACTCAGCGTGGAACTTGCCGATGAGCTTTTGAAGATACTACCGTTGCACACGTTTGAAGTAAGCTTAAATGAGGACAATAAACTGCAATGGCAAGTAGGCGAAGAGGTCTTCAACACGGAACCGGGTACTGGTTGGTTTAAACGCACACTCAATGTCATGATGGGGTGGTTGCCTGTCGAATCAGAACTCTAA
- a CDS encoding PQQ-binding-like beta-propeller repeat protein, with protein MARYVLFLLLGVLVGCGEPESLQDVAGLYYHNGSLYTGDMVKKDEDGQVRETASFVEGKKTGWHRKWHPNGQLAYEQEFDDGSASHIALFWDEDGAPTTGVSWEKSFSGETTFIQLSIDEKMPVRLHSTRESRMISLLDGHDHLSRSEKDILMWGYVGYDYRYYISVDADSTATLYQADDMAKVWQKQISIHAEAQYVIADTDQLALVTQDQRIVIFRKQDGEKIASLPLAAEGELPVLKGLFGQILLAEFENALHAIDVTSGKVLWSQAALLGFKVLHHDSLYIAYSSDLATGLTAIDPKTGNVIWFIDPEPVKGGYEILRYLDTLILANRKQLFGFDFETGQALWQHKGMHQYGIVDVFEGVVPHHRHVAILEAKQHAYFYSEIDHRTGEITYSKKIRQYCPRFSRYESTLLCLDSEVDRDGNKMMTLTGFQLKRGILDWQVSLPVQYGEIDFYPMNDTAILIDSTGPNDWYEKNHLYAIPIPVWEDFHKREDGEDRAVSEADYR; from the coding sequence ATGGCGCGGTATGTGTTGTTTTTACTGCTTGGTGTATTGGTTGGTTGTGGGGAGCCTGAATCGCTGCAAGACGTTGCCGGTTTGTATTATCACAATGGTTCTCTCTATACGGGGGACATGGTAAAGAAGGATGAAGATGGTCAGGTAAGGGAAACCGCCTCGTTTGTTGAGGGTAAAAAAACCGGTTGGCACCGCAAGTGGCACCCTAACGGTCAACTTGCGTATGAACAAGAATTTGACGATGGATCCGCATCACATATTGCGCTTTTTTGGGATGAAGATGGGGCACCAACGACTGGAGTAAGTTGGGAAAAATCCTTCAGTGGTGAAACGACATTTATACAGCTTAGCATTGACGAAAAAATGCCAGTTCGTTTGCACAGTACACGAGAAAGTCGAATGATTTCCTTACTAGATGGGCATGATCATCTGTCGCGATCAGAAAAGGATATTTTGATGTGGGGCTATGTGGGTTATGACTATCGGTACTATATCTCCGTTGACGCAGACTCGACGGCCACCTTATATCAAGCTGATGATATGGCTAAAGTATGGCAAAAGCAGATTTCTATTCATGCTGAAGCCCAATACGTTATTGCTGATACTGATCAGCTCGCTCTGGTGACACAAGACCAGCGCATCGTGATATTCCGTAAGCAAGATGGTGAAAAGATCGCCAGCTTACCTCTTGCCGCTGAGGGGGAGTTACCTGTGCTCAAAGGGCTGTTTGGACAAATATTGTTAGCGGAGTTTGAGAATGCGCTACATGCGATTGATGTGACCTCTGGTAAGGTGCTGTGGTCTCAAGCAGCTCTTTTGGGGTTCAAGGTGTTACACCATGACTCACTTTATATCGCCTATTCATCTGACCTTGCAACAGGCTTAACCGCCATTGATCCGAAGACGGGGAATGTTATTTGGTTTATCGACCCTGAACCTGTAAAAGGCGGGTATGAGATTTTGCGTTATCTGGATACATTGATACTTGCGAATCGAAAACAACTCTTTGGGTTTGATTTTGAGACAGGCCAAGCACTCTGGCAGCACAAGGGGATGCATCAGTATGGCATTGTCGACGTCTTCGAAGGCGTGGTACCCCATCATAGGCATGTTGCCATCTTAGAAGCAAAGCAACACGCGTATTTCTATTCTGAAATCGATCATCGTACTGGGGAGATTACCTACAGCAAAAAAATACGCCAGTATTGTCCACGCTTTAGCCGCTATGAATCAACATTACTTTGCTTGGATTCCGAGGTTGATCGAGATGGGAATAAGATGATGACCCTGACAGGGTTCCAACTAAAGCGAGGAATACTAGACTGGCAAGTTAGCTTACCGGTGCAGTATGGGGAGATAGATTTTTACCCCATGAATGACACGGCTATCCTGATTGATAGCACTGGTCCAAACGACTGGTATGAGAAAAATCATCTCTATGCCATCCCTATCCCAGTGTGGGAGGATTTTCATAAGAGAGAAGATGGCGAAGACAGGGCCGTTTCAGAAGCGGACTATCGGTAA
- a CDS encoding transglutaminase-like domain-containing protein encodes MTESNSKTTKQRQYLGETELVDFNHPSIQALIKQRGWLTQDTYHQIEAVYNYVRDELLFGYNRDDAIPASEVLRDGYGQCNTKGTLLVALLRALKIPARIHGFTIDNNLQKGAIPQYLFWLAPQKILHTWVDVWFEQRWVNLEGYIVDTQYLTQIQRRFVKPLRNTLPRSRRTCDNAFSGFAIATPCLVAPQNQWLGDNTYIQREGIVDDFGTFDQPDDFYRHYGTNLIGLKRLAYRYVIRHLINRHVKHIRRHGL; translated from the coding sequence ATGACAGAATCAAACAGCAAAACAACAAAACAACGTCAATATTTAGGCGAAACCGAATTGGTCGATTTCAATCACCCTTCTATTCAAGCTCTCATCAAACAGCGAGGCTGGTTAACTCAGGATACGTACCACCAAATTGAAGCCGTCTACAACTACGTTAGGGACGAGTTACTCTTTGGATACAACCGTGATGATGCCATCCCCGCAAGCGAGGTACTGCGTGATGGTTATGGTCAATGCAATACGAAAGGCACATTGCTGGTTGCACTGTTACGCGCACTCAAGATCCCCGCGCGCATTCATGGTTTCACTATCGATAACAACTTGCAGAAGGGGGCAATTCCGCAATACCTCTTTTGGCTAGCCCCTCAGAAAATTCTCCACACTTGGGTCGACGTCTGGTTTGAACAACGCTGGGTTAACCTTGAGGGCTATATCGTCGATACACAATACCTCACACAGATTCAACGACGCTTTGTTAAACCCCTTCGCAATACGCTTCCAAGATCACGCAGAACCTGTGACAACGCCTTTAGTGGCTTTGCGATTGCGACGCCCTGCCTCGTCGCCCCACAAAATCAGTGGCTCGGCGACAATACCTATATACAACGTGAAGGGATTGTTGATGACTTTGGTACGTTTGACCAACCCGATGATTTTTACCGTCACTATGGAACCAACCTAATAGGACTGAAGCGACTCGCCTATCGATATGTGATTCGACACCTTATAAACCGCCATGTTAAGCACATTCGACGACATGGTTTGTAA
- the emrD gene encoding multidrug efflux MFS transporter EmrD produces the protein MHASTGMAKLLFLVILMAGVGQMTQTMYVPAIGEMASVFGVPVGQLQAVMAAYLTSYGLTQFIYGPLSDRFGRKPVLMLGMAIFLCGSVLAISVNDFTLFLVASFIQGAGTGCCGAMCRTVTRDCYEGDDLQKANSLVSMGVIFSPLIAPVLGGWLATHWGWLTIYQFLLGFGICVTLVLMSQFPETLPAEKRIAQPVITRYKTVLSSRRFQGYILCLVAAFAGIAIYEAALGVLLGGVLQLSPQVVSILFILPLPGYLAGSWLSGALTRNVGADKGMVVGIIALVIGALVILATGLTIGVNAASLVIGGTFYFAGAGLTFPIATTAALAPFPQQAGTAGAIMGGMQNLGAGLATLAVAMFPAQDQNTLGLAMLLMTVIAVVGLKRVKRATQTPAVATA, from the coding sequence ATGCACGCATCTACTGGCATGGCAAAACTATTATTTTTGGTAATCCTAATGGCAGGGGTTGGGCAAATGACCCAAACCATGTATGTTCCTGCTATCGGTGAAATGGCCTCCGTCTTCGGCGTACCCGTTGGCCAACTGCAAGCCGTAATGGCCGCCTACCTCACCTCTTATGGTCTTACCCAGTTCATTTACGGGCCGCTTTCCGACCGTTTTGGCCGAAAACCCGTACTCATGTTAGGCATGGCCATTTTCCTATGCGGCAGCGTACTTGCTATATCAGTGAATGATTTCACGCTCTTTTTGGTAGCTAGCTTTATTCAGGGTGCAGGAACCGGCTGCTGTGGTGCGATGTGCCGAACAGTTACACGTGATTGCTATGAAGGGGATGATCTACAAAAAGCGAATAGCTTAGTGAGCATGGGGGTGATTTTTTCACCGCTCATCGCACCTGTGCTCGGCGGTTGGCTTGCCACTCACTGGGGATGGCTCACCATCTATCAGTTCCTGTTGGGCTTCGGTATCTGCGTCACCTTAGTATTGATGTCACAGTTCCCTGAAACCCTCCCCGCTGAAAAGCGTATCGCGCAGCCAGTGATTACCCGATACAAAACGGTACTCAGTAGCCGCCGCTTCCAAGGCTATATACTCTGCCTAGTCGCCGCTTTTGCGGGTATCGCTATCTATGAGGCAGCCTTGGGCGTCTTACTCGGAGGGGTACTTCAGCTTTCACCCCAAGTGGTTAGCATTTTGTTTATCTTACCACTACCGGGCTATCTCGCTGGATCTTGGCTTTCTGGCGCGCTAACCCGCAATGTTGGCGCTGATAAAGGCATGGTTGTCGGTATTATTGCGCTTGTCATCGGTGCGCTAGTAATTCTCGCCACCGGCCTCACTATTGGCGTCAATGCGGCCAGCTTGGTCATCGGTGGAACCTTCTATTTTGCGGGTGCGGGATTAACCTTCCCCATCGCCACCACCGCTGCGCTTGCACCTTTTCCGCAACAAGCGGGTACAGCAGGTGCGATTATGGGTGGCATGCAAAACCTTGGCGCTGGCCTTGCGACACTGGCCGTCGCCATGTTCCCGGCCCAAGATCAAAACACCTTAGGTCTCGCTATGTTGCTGATGACGGTCATTGCCGTTGTGGGGCTAAAGCGCGTAAAACGCGCAACCCAAACCCCAGCGGTGGCAACAGCCTAA
- the pyrC gene encoding dihydroorotase produces MTTLTITRPDDWHLHLRDGDVLADTVRDTSRYMGRALIMPNLVPPVIDTEKALAYYDRIRAAEPKGRFEPLMSLYLTDNTDPEEIRKAKATGNIVACKLYPAGATTNSDSGVTNVENVYPVLKVMQEEGILLLIHGEVTHSEVDIFDREKAFLDNVMSKIVNDFPDLKIVMEHITTKDAAEFVASCGENVAATITAHHLMFNRNHMLAGGIRPHFYCLPILKRNTHQEALVKAATSGSKKFFLGTDSAPHAKGKKEAACGCAGSYTAHAAIELYAEVFEEAGAIDKLEGFASHNGPDFYGLPRNSDTITLEKAEWPVPATYKFGEDVVVPIRAGEHITWTVTAGEFE; encoded by the coding sequence ATGACGACATTAACCATTACTCGTCCAGATGACTGGCACTTACATCTGCGAGATGGTGACGTATTGGCAGATACTGTGCGTGATACAAGCCGCTACATGGGCCGCGCGCTAATCATGCCGAATCTGGTTCCACCAGTTATCGACACGGAAAAGGCACTGGCATATTACGATCGCATTCGTGCAGCAGAACCTAAAGGCCGCTTCGAACCTTTGATGAGCCTTTATCTAACCGATAACACAGATCCTGAAGAGATCCGCAAGGCAAAGGCAACGGGTAACATTGTTGCGTGCAAACTCTACCCTGCAGGCGCGACCACTAACTCTGACTCTGGTGTTACCAACGTAGAGAACGTTTATCCTGTGCTTAAGGTAATGCAAGAAGAAGGCATTCTTCTGTTGATTCACGGCGAAGTAACGCACAGCGAAGTGGATATTTTTGATCGCGAGAAAGCGTTTCTCGACAATGTGATGAGCAAGATCGTCAACGATTTCCCAGATTTAAAAATCGTCATGGAGCACATCACCACTAAAGACGCAGCCGAGTTTGTTGCGAGCTGTGGCGAGAATGTCGCTGCGACTATTACTGCGCACCACTTAATGTTTAACCGCAACCATATGCTAGCGGGAGGCATTCGCCCACACTTTTACTGCTTGCCGATCTTAAAGCGTAATACGCACCAAGAAGCCTTAGTTAAAGCAGCTACCAGCGGTTCTAAGAAGTTCTTCCTCGGTACAGATTCAGCGCCGCACGCCAAAGGCAAAAAAGAAGCTGCATGTGGTTGCGCAGGATCTTATACCGCACACGCAGCGATCGAACTGTATGCAGAAGTCTTTGAGGAAGCGGGCGCAATTGACAAGCTTGAAGGCTTTGCAAGTCACAATGGCCCTGATTTTTATGGCTTGCCACGTAACTCAGACACTATTACTCTCGAAAAAGCAGAGTGGCCTGTGCCAGCCACCTACAAGTTTGGTGAAGATGTCGTCGTGCCAATCCGTGCGGGTGAACACATCACGTGGACAGTGACAGCAGGTGAGTTCGAGTAA
- a CDS encoding DMT family transporter — protein MYIGEIAALSAAAVWTTATWMYGRFTHNFNALQLNIVKGIVASVMMMMVMPFLPEVSLDISPNHLAILAVSGVIGIAVGDSAYFASLKRIGASHTLLLESLAPPLSGVLALMVLGSTLDIQSWLGVVVTTVAVTLVVFQPMPGQALSLSGIGFGLLASICQASGVVISHYALVAGDLPPLLGALIRLSVGVLAVIVVVMVQEKAPWRVMLTGWFDLGRKRQFLLLIAIFLGTFLGLWLQQVALKYANPAIAQTLIATSPVVMLLIQKMQGEPISRRAVLGTLFAVGGISLFFL, from the coding sequence ATGTATATTGGTGAGATAGCCGCACTCAGCGCTGCTGCAGTTTGGACAACGGCAACGTGGATGTATGGTCGATTCACCCATAACTTCAATGCTTTGCAGCTGAATATTGTCAAGGGCATCGTCGCCTCTGTCATGATGATGATGGTGATGCCGTTCTTGCCTGAGGTTTCACTCGACATTTCGCCAAACCATCTCGCGATTCTCGCGGTGTCAGGCGTTATCGGTATTGCCGTTGGAGATAGTGCGTATTTTGCGTCACTGAAGAGAATTGGTGCGTCGCATACCCTATTGTTGGAATCGCTAGCCCCGCCACTATCAGGTGTACTGGCGTTAATGGTGTTAGGCTCAACCCTTGACATACAGAGCTGGCTGGGTGTGGTTGTGACCACAGTGGCAGTCACTTTGGTGGTATTTCAACCTATGCCCGGTCAAGCGTTGTCACTGAGTGGTATTGGGTTTGGGTTACTGGCGAGTATTTGCCAAGCGAGTGGGGTTGTGATCTCTCACTATGCATTGGTTGCTGGCGATCTTCCTCCCTTGTTAGGTGCACTTATTCGGCTCTCTGTAGGGGTATTGGCGGTAATTGTGGTCGTAATGGTGCAAGAGAAAGCGCCTTGGCGAGTGATGCTGACCGGTTGGTTTGATCTTGGACGTAAGCGGCAGTTTTTGCTTCTGATAGCGATTTTTCTTGGTACTTTCTTGGGGCTTTGGTTACAGCAAGTCGCGCTGAAGTATGCCAATCCGGCTATTGCGCAAACTTTAATTGCGACGAGTCCAGTGGTGATGCTGTTGATTCAAAAAATGCAAGGCGAACCGATATCGAGGCGGGCAGTGCTGGGTACGCTCTTCGCCGTTGGCGGGATTTCATTGTTTTTCCTCTAG
- a CDS encoding helix-turn-helix transcriptional regulator, giving the protein MKQQPKSDLFIDIGMLAMRCAVLETAHHSHLTYQLTVPTSASTLFIEGERQPLTGIQLLAPGIEHRLDMAVGWVVLIEPLSTLGQHCESLLNGASSAAVTLSQLAHPDHLPSDQDDIPDFIMPWFTPQLRESHSANIDQRIADLLTQLNACFSQPNPKSKKQFLQQCLKPAQWRANEVASQLAISESRFLHLFKQETGVAWRAYLLWRRLLCAILAMRPQPEGNPKSLNATQAAHLAGFADSAHLSRTFKSTFGITIRQALALL; this is encoded by the coding sequence ATGAAGCAGCAACCGAAGTCCGATCTCTTCATCGATATTGGTATGCTGGCGATGCGCTGCGCAGTCTTGGAAACCGCTCACCATAGCCATCTCACCTACCAATTGACGGTTCCTACAAGCGCGAGCACACTCTTCATTGAAGGAGAACGCCAGCCCCTTACAGGTATTCAACTGCTCGCGCCTGGCATTGAACATCGATTGGACATGGCGGTAGGTTGGGTAGTCCTTATCGAACCACTTTCTACACTCGGTCAGCACTGTGAATCTCTTTTAAACGGGGCGAGTTCAGCTGCTGTTACCTTATCTCAACTTGCCCACCCCGATCATTTACCCTCAGATCAAGACGATATACCAGACTTCATCATGCCTTGGTTTACGCCCCAGTTAAGAGAAAGCCACAGCGCCAATATCGACCAGCGCATTGCCGATCTGCTGACTCAACTCAATGCCTGCTTCTCTCAGCCAAACCCCAAAAGTAAAAAGCAGTTTTTACAGCAATGCTTGAAGCCAGCACAATGGCGCGCCAATGAAGTCGCGTCTCAACTGGCTATATCAGAGAGCCGTTTTCTTCACCTGTTTAAACAAGAAACGGGCGTTGCTTGGCGGGCGTACTTGCTTTGGCGTCGTTTACTCTGTGCTATTCTCGCAATGCGGCCACAGCCTGAAGGCAACCCTAAGAGCCTCAACGCCACCCAAGCAGCCCATCTTGCTGGTTTTGCTGACAGTGCGCATCTCAGCCGCACTTTCAAATCCACATTTGGTATTACTATTCGCCAAGCGCTGGCACTCCTTTAG